The Aeromonas veronii genome includes the window GGATGAGGGCGCCGACCTCGACCTGCTTGCCCGGTTTACTGCGCTGGCCGTTGTAGTGCACCTTGCCGCCGTCTATCTGGTCCCGCGCCAGACTGCGGGTCTTGTAGAAGCGCGCAGCCCACAGCCACTTGTCGAGGCGAACCTGAGTGCCGGTTTGTGCTGGGTTCGACATGAATCGGCTCCGGATGGCTAAAAGGGTGCCTGATTATACCAGAGGGGAGCCCTGGGGTAGAAACAGGGGACGCCTTGGTGTGACGGGATCTGTATTTTCACCGCTTCACCTCATCCGGTCGGTTGTCTCTGGGTCCATTGCCGTACACAATAGCCAACCGATTTGGATGTCAGAAAATTTTGATCACGATGACGCTACCGCCTAGGGATGACTTGTTGAACTCCCTTCTGGCCCGTTGCAAGACGGTGCCACTCGCTCGTTTGAGCCAGCCTCTGTTCTGGCTGCTGCTGCTATTGCTGGCCCAACAGTGTGCCGGCCTTACCTGGCGTCTGTTCGGCCTGACTCAACCAATTAACTCCCAGCCCTGGCAGCCCTCGGTCACCGCGAGCCAGGGAGCAGGGTCGGCGCGTCTCGATATCAGCGGGGTCAGCCGCCTTTCCCTGTTTGGCAAGGCCCCCCCGGCCAATGCTGGCCAAGTGGCCCAGACGGTCGCGGCCGATGCCCCCAAAACCCAACTCAATGCCCAACTCAACGGTGTGCTGGCGAGTTCTGATCCCGCCAAGTCCATCGCCATCATCGCCCATAACGGGTTGCAGAATTCTTACGGCATCGGTGATTACATCGATGGCACCCAGGCCAGGATCCGTCAGGTCTTTGCGGATCGGGTCATCATCGCCCGGGATGGTCGTGATGAGACCCTGATGCTGGACGGGGAGGAGTACGGCAAACCCTTGCCCAAAGCAACCCAGCCCCAGAGCAAGCTCTCCACGGTACGCAGCGAGCTGATGAGCAACCCCGGCAAGATCACCGATTACCTCAATATTTCCCCGGTACGGGTGGATGGCCGCATGGTCGGCTATCGCCTCAATCCGGGCAGCAACCCGGAAATGTTCAACCAACTCGGGCTGGTCGCCAACGATCTGGCGGTCAGCATCAATGGCCTGGATCTGCGGGACAACGCACAGGCCATGCAGGCTATGCAGCAAGTGGCGGGCGCCACTGAAATGACCGTCACCGTCGAGCGGCAAGGACAGCTCTACGACGTGTATGTCGGCTTGTCAGAATAATGATTGGAGTAGCACCAAGAATGAGAAATAAAGGGAAAGGCTGGCGTCTGGCCACGGTCGCGGCAGCCTTGATGATGGCAGGCTCTGCCTGGGCCACCGAGTATTCCGCCAGTTTCAAGAATGCCGACATCGAAGAGTTCATCAACACGGTCGGCAAGAACCTGAACAAG containing:
- the exeC gene encoding GspC family type II secretion system variant ExeC, whose product is MLNSLLARCKTVPLARLSQPLFWLLLLLLAQQCAGLTWRLFGLTQPINSQPWQPSVTASQGAGSARLDISGVSRLSLFGKAPPANAGQVAQTVAADAPKTQLNAQLNGVLASSDPAKSIAIIAHNGLQNSYGIGDYIDGTQARIRQVFADRVIIARDGRDETLMLDGEEYGKPLPKATQPQSKLSTVRSELMSNPGKITDYLNISPVRVDGRMVGYRLNPGSNPEMFNQLGLVANDLAVSINGLDLRDNAQAMQAMQQVAGATEMTVTVERQGQLYDVYVGLSE